The window GACGCCCAGCATCACGGCGACCGCGTGCAGATGGAGTATTACCTCCAGTTCGCCGATCACTATTTCCGCGTGATCGCCGACAACAAGGCGCGGCAGGACGAGCAGCGCGGCGGCAACAATGGCGGCCAGCGGCGCAACGACGAACGCGAAAACGCGGAAGATTTCGAGGACGATTTCGACTTCGGCCGGCGCAGCGACACCCCCACCCGTTCGCCCTATGAACAGCCCGCCGCCGAACCGCGCACCGATGTGACCGAAGGCGAACCGGGGCAGGAAGGCGAAAGCTTCCTCGGCGAAGATCGCGCATCCGAAGCGCGCGGCGACGATCAGGGACGCGATCGCGGCCCGCGCCGCCAGCAGCAGCGCAAACCGCGCGACAATCGCGCTGATGGCGAACGCGGCGACAAGCGCGCCGAACGCCCCGCACGTGCCGACCGGGCCGAACGCCCCGAACGCGTGGAGCGTGCCGAGCAGGCCGACCGCCCGGAACGCAGCGAGCGCGCGCCCCGTGCCGAGCGGGCCGAACGTGCCGTCAGCGCCGAGCGCAGCGAAAAGCCCGCCCGCACCCGCCGTCCGCGCAAGTCGGCAGAGGATGGCGAGGCGCGCGGGATCGACAGTTCGATCCTGCCGCCCTCGATCCGCGGTGACGATGCTGGCGGCGATACCGGCACGCTCGAAACCGTCGAGTAAGCGTCGTGCAACAGCGGTTGGCGGCAGGCGCAGCCTCGGCGCAGGCGCTGGTGCAGCGCTTTCCCGCGCTGACCGCGCTGGCGCTGGGCCTGATCGCGGCCTGTGCCTATCCGCCGCTGCACCTGTGGCCGCTGGGCCTTGCCGCGTTGGCGGGCTTTGTCTGGCTGCTCTATTCCGCCGATAACTGGCGGCAGGCGATGGCGCGCGGCTGGCTGTTCGGCTGGGCGCATCTGACGCTCGCGAACAACTGGATCGCCACCGCCTTCACGCACCAGGCCGCGATGCCCGAGTTTCTCGGCTGGCTCGCGGTGCCGCTCCTGTGCATCTACCTTGCGGTCTACCCGATGCTGGCGGCGCTGGCGGCGCACCTGCTGGCGAAGA is drawn from Erythrobacter neustonensis and contains these coding sequences:
- a CDS encoding DUF4167 domain-containing protein — translated: MNTNRNNRRRGRGNRQQGGNGAQLNRIDSRARGNAPQMLDKYKKLAQDAQHHGDRVQMEYYLQFADHYFRVIADNKARQDEQRGGNNGGQRRNDERENAEDFEDDFDFGRRSDTPTRSPYEQPAAEPRTDVTEGEPGQEGESFLGEDRASEARGDDQGRDRGPRRQQQRKPRDNRADGERGDKRAERPARADRAERPERVERAEQADRPERSERAPRAERAERAVSAERSEKPARTRRPRKSAEDGEARGIDSSILPPSIRGDDAGGDTGTLETVE